A stretch of Longimicrobiaceae bacterium DNA encodes these proteins:
- the msrB gene encoding peptide-methionine (R)-S-oxide reductase MsrB — protein sequence MEKVTKSDAEWKAELTPEQYAVMRKKGTERAFTGKYWDTTDEGVYRCAGCGAELFSSDTKFDAGCGWPSFTQALAPNAVREEADHSHFMRRTEVLCNRCDAHLGHVFDDGPAPTGLRYCMNSASLDLEKDAKK from the coding sequence GTGGAGAAGGTCACCAAGAGCGACGCGGAGTGGAAGGCCGAGCTCACGCCGGAGCAGTACGCGGTGATGCGGAAGAAGGGCACCGAGCGCGCCTTCACCGGCAAGTACTGGGACACCACCGACGAGGGCGTGTACCGCTGCGCCGGCTGCGGCGCCGAGCTGTTCAGCAGCGACACCAAGTTCGACGCCGGCTGCGGCTGGCCCAGCTTCACCCAGGCGCTCGCGCCGAACGCGGTGCGCGAGGAGGCGGACCACAGCCACTTCATGCGCCGAACCGAGGTGCTGTGCAACCGCTGCGACGCGCACCTGGGCCACGTGTTCGACGACGGCCCCGCGCCCACGGGCCTGCGCTACTGCATGAACTCCGCGTCGCTCGACCTGGAAAAGGACGCGAAGAAGTAA
- a CDS encoding GNAT family N-acetyltransferase — MKPVLAPGEPPDAHAAVFAAFPVLATERLVLRRLTPADAPALFGIFSDPELIRFWSSPAYTTVEDAHDLVRRIDDNFERRAGMDWGVTLRGDGRVIGKCAFHRWLPDHRRAEIGYAIARPMWRQGLATEAVRALLDFGFAAMGLHSVEAQVDPGNAGSIRTLERLGFVREGHLRENYFMHGVFNDTLVYSLLRRAYRPAP; from the coding sequence ATGAAACCTGTCCTTGCCCCCGGCGAACCCCCGGACGCACACGCGGCCGTCTTCGCGGCGTTTCCCGTGCTGGCGACGGAGCGGCTCGTGCTCCGCCGCCTCACGCCCGCCGACGCGCCGGCGCTGTTCGGCATCTTCTCGGATCCGGAGCTGATCCGGTTCTGGAGCTCGCCCGCGTACACGACGGTCGAGGATGCGCACGACCTGGTGCGGCGCATCGACGACAACTTCGAGCGGCGAGCGGGCATGGACTGGGGCGTCACGCTGCGCGGGGACGGGCGCGTGATCGGCAAGTGCGCCTTCCACCGCTGGCTGCCGGACCACCGCCGCGCCGAGATCGGCTACGCCATCGCGCGGCCCATGTGGCGCCAGGGCCTGGCGACCGAGGCGGTGCGGGCGCTGCTGGACTTCGGGTTCGCGGCGATGGGCCTGCACAGCGTGGAGGCGCAGGTGGACCCCGGGAACGCGGGTTCCATCCGCACGCTGGAGCGGCTGGGATTCGTGCGCGAGGGGCACCTGCGCGAGAACTACTTCATGCATGGCGTGTTCAACGACACGCTCGTCTACTCGTTGCTGCGGCGGGCGTACCGGCCCGCGCCGTGA